Part of the Sodalinema gerasimenkoae IPPAS B-353 genome is shown below.
CCCGGCATCTGTCAAAACACCGGGTGTCAGGATGGCCCTAACCGTCTTGCTGAGTCAGAATCCGTTTGGCCAGCTTATCGGGGACTGGTTCGAGGCGATCGTACTGCCAGCGATAACTGGCCACCCCCATGGTGGCCGATCGCAACTCCACAATCAGATCCTGCATTTCCGCCTGAGGGAAATAAGCCGAGATTTTATCCCAACCAGGCCAGCCCTCATACCCCTCATAGCCCAGAATTTGACCGCGATGGGTGCTAATCACCTGTAACACCTTCGAGGTAGACTCACTAGGACTATAAATTTCCACCGACAAAATGGGTTCGAGGAGCGTTGGTTGAGATTGCACCATCCCCGCCTGCATCGCCACCCGGGCTGCCTGTTTAAAGGCCTGTTCCGAACTATCCACCGTGTGATAAGACCCATTCGTCAGCGTCACCGCCACATCCACCACCGGAAAGCCTAACGGCCCCTGGACTAGATACTCGCGCACTCCCGTTTCCACCCCAGGGATATATTGCTTAGGAACTGCCCCCCCGACAATGGTTTCCCGAAACTGGAAGCCCTCACCGCGAGGAAGAGGGGCAATATCTAAATAAACATCGCCAAACTGGCCATGACCGCCACTTTGATGTTTATAGCGGCCGTGAACCGACTCAACGGCCTGACGCACCGTTTCTTTATACTGAATCTTGGGCGGCCGTCCCGTCATGGGCAAGTTATATTTACGCCGCAGTCGATCCAGGGCTACCTGAAGATGAATCTCACCCTGGCCCCACAGCAAAATTTCATGAGTCTCACGATTTTGTTCCCAGGTGAGGGCGGGATCTTCTTCGACGAGTTTCGTCAACGCCCCACTGACTTTTACCTCATCCTTGCGATTCTCAGGGGCGATCGCCAAACCATAGACTGGCGGTAAACTCTCCGCCCGAGGTAACTCCAGAGTTCCCTGAGAACTGAGAGTATCCCCAGTTTGAACATTCTCCAACCGTCCCAGGGCCACAATCTCGCCCATCTCGGCCGTTTGAACATTTTTCTGATCCGCCCCCATCAGACGATAGACCCCCCCTACACGGGTATCATTGAGGGTCATCCCTTCCGTGAGAGTTCCATTCCAAACCCGAACCAGGGATTGTTTGCCGCCCTGGGCCGTGTAATAGGTTTTGAGAACCTGGGCCATGACCTCATTGGAAGCCTTAACCCCCCGTCGCTTCGCGGTTTCCGCCGGTTCTGGGGTTTCCTTCGCCAAAGCATCCAGGAGATGACGAACTCCGTAATCTTCCGTGGCCACCCCCATGAACACCGGCACAATGAGATCCGCCGTCAGTTCCTGTTTCATATCTTTGATAATCTCCCCTTGGGAGGGATCGATATCCTCTAGGAGTTCTTCAAGGAGGCGATCGTCAAAGTCCGCGAGGCCCTCTAGCATTTCTTGACGGGCCGCCTGTTCCTCAGCTTTCAACTCCTCCGGGAGAGGAATCGGATCGGAGGGGGCCCCAGGATGGTATTGAAAAGCCTGTTCACTGACGAGATCAATAAATCCGCTCACCTCATCCCCCTTGCGGATGGGATATTGATGGGGAATTAGCGGCCGGGAGGACACCGTTTTTAGGGCTTGCAACACTTCCGTAAAACTGGATGTGGCCCGATCAACCTTGTTGATGAACAATAAATGGGGAATTTTCCAGTCATCAAGCAGTTTGAAGAGGGGCGCCAGGGTCAAGACTCGGCTGACATCTGGCTCACAGACAATCACCGCTGATCCCACCCCAATCAAAGCATTGGCCGTCTCTTGGGCAAATTCAATGGAACCGGGACAGTCGAGGAACGTAAACTGAACCTCTCCATGCTGGGTATAGGCCGCCGAGACTTCCACACTCATGCTGCGGTTCTGAGACTCGGGACTGTTATCACCGATGGTAGTTCCGTTCTCAACGGTTCCTTTACGGGAAATCGCCCCCGTTACCGAGAGGATACTCTCTAGGAGCGTGGTTTTCCCACTCAGGTAGGGGCCGACGATTGCGATATTACGCCAAGGGGAGGATTGGGTAGGGGTCATAGGTCGTATCAATGGGGAGACCGTTTCATTTGATTATGGAATGGTCTCTCTCGACGTTCCCGGATTATTTAGAAAACTTTTAGAAACTCTCAAAATTGTTAAGATTGGATAAGCTAAAACAGAGGCAAAAATTAGACGCTGCCTGCCTTTTGCCCCCCCTGTCCTCAGAGGCTTGCGCAGTCCTGCTGTCGCGGAGTCGGGTCGCTCGATCCTGTTGACCTGAATTCAGGATGAGGCCCAAGAGATGCTGGGCTGGACTGCGGATTGCTCATGAGAGGGGGAATAAAGAGCGTGACTCGGTAATTTCTGGCCGAGGCTCAGGTTGGATATCATGCCCTGAGATGGGCGTATGACGGTCAATTGTTTTCGGTGACCTCTGGATGGTTTGATGATTTAAACTGGTAGAATACCCTGATAGGAAACTGGATAAAAAACTAGCAAAAAATGCGATGTTTTCCCAGTTTCTGTTGTAGTCTTACAAACCGATAACCGGGAGGAAAGACTCTCCCGACTGATGCTGATGAGCATCCGGTTGAAAGCGGCGGCGACCACTGCCCCGATGGGGTTCGACTTCATCTTTCTGCTCAGTTTGTGCCGAGAGAAAGCCGCGAAAGGCGACTTGCTCAGGGTTGGCTTCTTCAGCAATTTCAGGGACGGGAGCAACGGATGAGCTTAATCCCAAAAGCAAGGCCGACAGAACCAAGGAGTTACGCATAATCGGAAAAACCTGTCTCAGGTGTACTAATACCTGTTACAGATTTCCGAGGTTGCTATCAGGAGAAAATTCCCTCAAGTCGTAACCATTGTCCTGAGGCGTTGAACCGACCCCAACCAGAAAGGAGTTGGCCCTGGGGGTAACTTTGCAGTTGTCGATCTACGCTGGGGTGGAGGGTAACCAGCTTCCAGAGGCGATCGCCCACCTGGAGTTGATACTCTTGGGGGCCACTCACCTCGAAGCGCCCTGAAATGGCCTCGGCATCCGGTGGCCGCCGCATGACGGTGGTTTCGGCTGGATGATAGCCGGTGACGGGATACTCGTCGGGATGGTTGAGATAATACCGCTGCCAATGTTGCCAATCGGGATTCTCCAGAAGGGCGTTAAATAGGGGAATCACGGCGGCGGGGGCTTGTTGATCGCTCAGGAGGGCATCTTGCAGCACGCGAACGGGCAACTCCCGAGGCTGACAACGACGCTGAACTGAGAGGGCGGCCGCCAATCCTGCTGCTTGGCCAAGGTTCATCACCAGGGGCTGGAGGCGGGTGCAACCATTGGCAATATGGGAGACGGAGATATTTTTTTCACAGGCTAATAAGCCATCCATCTCAATGGGAATTAGACAACTATAAGGCAGGGCAAAGGGCGTTCCTGTCCAGCGCCCTCCCCAACGTAGGGATTTGGGCTGGACGGGGAAGTCCCAGTTGGGATAATGATGATCGTTGGCGTAGTTACCAATGGCGATCGCCTCAACTCCTTGCTCACCCAGGGGGAGGGGCGCGACTTTCCCGCCGAATTGGGGTAACACATCCGGTTCACAGACGGTTTTGACCCCCACCAGACGACGACTTTCGCGAAAGTAGGGATGTAAGGCTAATCCTGATTCTGCCTGGGGGAAGAGTCCCTGGGCGAAGCCATAGCGTCGGCCCAATCGCCGTTGGAGGAAGCGGGCAAAGCTCTGAGTTCGCCATTTGGCTTCTTGTAAACAATCGCGACGGGCTTGGGGAGACTCAATCAGCCGTTGTAGGTTCACACCATAATCGTTGCCATGCTGGGGCCAATTGAGCATGAAGCGATCACCCGGAAGGCGACCGTAATTGAGGAATTTCTCCACCCCGTAATTTTCCCAAGCCCCGAGGAAGTCTGAGGCCACATCAATAGGCGGAGCGGGAATTGCCGGGGCCACGGCTCCCTCGCCGTAGTCTTGTAGCACCCCCACCCAGGTCATGGCCTGTACCGGATAGCGAGCGGTTTGGGAGTTCGGGGTTTCCGGGGCGCTGGGTTCCTGGAACTGCGATCGCCATTCCCAACCCCAGCGATGGGGAATCCCCGCCAGGGCCAGGAGATCTCCTAATTCTGTGCCATCTAAAATGATCTCGGCGGTTACATCAAAGTCTTGAAACTCAACCTCCCGCAGGCGATTGTTCTCAAGTCTGACCCCTTGGGGCGTTTGTCCCCAAATACAGTGTAAATTGGGCAAGGCCTCCACCCAATCTTGAAAAATCTTCGCCCCAACGGCGGGATTGAAGGTAAAGAAACTCACCCAACCCCAATCGAGTCCCCCCGGTTGACGTTGTTGTAATTCCCGCAAAAACTGTCCCCACAGGCCCGTCTGTAGGGCCAGGAGTTCGTTCCCATCGGGAGCACTCACCCCAGCGGCGGTGAGCATTCCCCCCAACCAGGGAAATTCACTGACTAATAGGGTATTGACCCCCTGTCGCGCTGCCTGAATTGCCGCCGCTGTGCCTCCGGTTCCCCCTCCAACTACCAAAACATCCACAGAATGGCGATCGCGTATAACGGACATAGAGCAGGGAACAGGGAATAGGGAACAGGGAACAGGGAACAGGGAACAGGGAACAGGGAACAGGCAATAGAAAAAACGTAGGGGTGGCGCGCCCTTGGCTTAGGACGGCTCAGAGGGTTGGGAATGGGGGGGCAGACTGGGGTAAAAACTAGCAACCAGGGCTAGGCAGAGCCACCAGAGGGTGTTGATTTGGGGACGATACCATACCGTATCAACGAGGCCATGGGCCATAAATCCAGCTAAGCTGGCCACCGCCGCAATCAAAATAAAGGCATCAGGATTGGCCTGACGACGCAGCCGTTGTAGTTGGATTAGGGCCTGTTGAACGGTCACCAGCAACAACCACAGGAAGGCCGTCAGCCCCACTAACCCAGTTTCTACGGTAATCTCTAACAGCACGGAATAGGCACTTAGGGCAGTGTAGCGGGGGCGCATATAGAGAGGATAGACCTGATTGAAGGCCTCGTTACCGGGACCAATTCCTAAGACGGGATGGTCGCGAATCATCTCGATGACCGAGGTCCAGACGTTGATGCGGAAGTTGTTGCTACTGTCGGCCCGGCCAATAAAGAGACTAGAGACGCGATCGCGAATGGGGGGAACGGCGGTTACGGCAATGAGGAGAACGGCAACAGTCCCACCCAAGACGGCGGGAATGGCCCAGTTTCGCCAGGGCCGAGGGAGGCGATCGCGCCAGCCATACACCATTAATAAGGCGAAGACAAATAAGGTGGCCGCCATGCCAATCCAGCCCCCTCGACTGTAAGTTTGAAACAGCACAATGCTATTCAACGCGAACATCACTAGAGCCAATGCCTTACGGGGCCAGCGTTCCCAGGCAAAGACCGCTCCTAAACTCAGGGCGATCGCCGGAATCAGATACCCCGCCAAGAGATTAGGGTTCCCGAGATAGCTATATACCCGTGTCACGTTCGCTGAGGCGGAGGTGGGATCGGTCCAGGTGGCTAAGGGAGTGGCCCCAAAGAAGACTTGACGCATCCCATAAACACTTACCACCAGGGCCGTATGGAGGTAAACGGTAATTAGGACGGACCGAAGTTTTTTAGACCTGAGGACTCGTGCTGCGAGGGCAAACACCACCAGAAACAGGGTTAGTTTAACCCAGCCGCGCATCGCCTGTTCCGGAACCCGTGACAGAGCCGTGGCGAGACTGGCCACCAGCCAATAGAGTCCCACCCCAATATGAATCGGGGTTAGGGCAATGTCACTATTATCGGAGAGGACCAACAACAGCAAAAACGCTGCACATAGAGCCAGAAGAACCCCAATCAGGGTCGTTGAAACAAACGGTGCGAGGGCAAACAGAACACTCAACACCAGTACGCCGAGACTGTCGGCCCATTGCATCAACCAGCTTCCTGTTTTCCAGGCCCCCAGGGAGCCAAACAGAAGACGGCAGCCGTAACTACCGCTCTGCCAGCGTTGGGGTGACCATTGGGACAGGGTTAAAGATGTCCAAATATCGGTCATAGAAAAACGGGGAGCCGATTGATCTCCCCAAAAGGGTCACAGAATGAGGGCCAGAGGCCAGGTCTTAAGCGTAGATCTTAAGAGTTGGTGGTTTGAGAGGCCAACATTTGCTTGAGCTTCGAGAGTTCATCAGCCCAGCGGGGATCGGGTTGGGCACTATCGGAGGAGCTAGAACTACTACGACTCGATGAACTCGAACGGGCGGTGCGGCTGCCCGAAGAGCTGGATTTAGCCACAGGAGGGGCATCAGATTTTTCCTTGCCTTTCTTACGAGGCATGGCTTTCTCGACTTTCAGGGCGCTCTCTTTAAACTCTTTACCGTTGAAGGCTTCCACAATTTGGTCGGCCTGTTCGTCATTTTTAGCGGTGACGAAGCCAAAGCCCCGGCATTTTCCGGTTTTGCGATCGGTGATGACTTTCACAGACAGCAGCTCACCCGCGTCTTGGAAAAAGTCTTGCAGTTCGTCCCGCTCCACATCTTTGGGCAAGTTACCGACATAAAGGCGAATAGACATAATGAGTAAACCTCTAAACTAAACCAACGTATTTGAATGAAAAATCTCGCTCTCAGCGGGGGACTTTGAACCCTCCTCTGGCACATTGCCTAGGGGGCCAGGTCAAGTATCCCGAATCCTGCTGATTGTGTCTGAACCTGACAGGTTTGCTGCCATTTTTTTATCCCCCTCCGTAACGGATAAACCTGCGCCTGCCATTACCCTGGACTGTCTGCTGTAGCGTTAGTTTTTGCTCGTGCATGAGGTTCGTCAGGCTGCAATGACTACTGTGAATGTTACGGTCTTCTTGAATCTATCCCGTGTTGGGGAGCTGCATGACTCCAAGTCGTCAGGAGTGGGGTATGGGGATTGTCTTAGGGGAGCATTCCGAAGTCGCGCGGGCAAGCCCTTCTCTACGGTATCACAGTTGCCCCATCGGACAAGTCCTTAACCTTGGATAATGCCCCGGCACGCGATGCCAAGGAGCGAATTGTTGATGGCACTGCATAACAAGGGCGACTTTCTATCCTAAGGGGAGATGTGGGATTTGGCAATAGATATTGGCTAGATTGTACCATTTTTTTACACATTATGAATAAATGTAACAAAAAAAATCCTCTTCGGCAATCATCGTATGGTGATTGCCAGGGTGAATGGCACAGTGAATGGCATGGTTGGGGCAGAGCGATCGCCCAGAACCCATAGGAGCAACCGGGGAGTAGTGGGCTGTTCAGGGGGGAGTCTTGACTGCTATAGTGAGGTCGCAGTGCTAACCCACGTTTGCCAGCCAACCAGCTTCAGGCTGCCGGTAATCTGGGGACTCTCATTACGATATGTCTCAAACGCCACCGCCCTCGGACGATCAACAATCGGGACTGTTGCGATCGCTGCTCATTGGAGTCTTGCGTCGTCTCATTGCCCTCCTCGAACGTTGGCTTGTACGCCTGGAAACCCCAGAAGCGGCCGAGCCATTGCCCCTCTGGCAAAACCCCCTACTCTGGCTAGGGGCGATCGCCACTGTGGGAATTGCCGTGGTGGTGGTTGTTCCCCAATTGGGATCACCTCCAACGGAGATTGCCAGTCAACCGCGCCCCACTCCAGCTGTCGAACCCCCTCCAGCTCCTGAGCCTCCCCCGGCCCCCGTCGTCGAAGCTCCTAGCCCCGCAGAACCACAGCCCAGCCAGAGTTCTTCAGAACCGCCAGCAGTGGCTGAAGCTCCCGACGTAGAAGAGTTGCCCGACTCGAGTTCCCAACCCGTCCCCGAACTCGCTCCTGGCACCCCGGTTAACCCTCCTCAACCCCAACCCCGCCGCTTAACCCCAGAACAGCAACTGGTGGCAGCCGTGCGATCGCAAATCAGCGAAGTCGCCCGTCCCTATGAACGCTGTTATCGCTCGGGCCTCAACTTAAAACAACAAGAAGACTGCACCGACGAAAATCGCTTCGTCACCCGCATCAGTGCCAACTTTGAGGCGGACTTATTACGAGTGGAAATTACCCCCCAATGGTATACCCTCGACTCCCCCGAACGAAGCCAACTCGCCAACGGTCTCTGGAATAAAGCCCAACGATTGGATTTTAGCCATGTCGAAATCGTCGACGATGAGGGTGTGTTGGTGGCTCGCAGTCCCGTCGTCGGCAATGATGTGATTATCCTGCGGCGATCACGCTAACGCCCTAGACAGCGCCTAAGGACTGGCGATTTTCACGAAAATATCATAGCGACTGCTGCGTTCTCCTTGAACTCCAGTGCGAACCCCAATGGCCTCAATGG
Proteins encoded:
- a CDS encoding IctB family putative bicarbonate transporter → MTDIWTSLTLSQWSPQRWQSGSYGCRLLFGSLGAWKTGSWLMQWADSLGVLVLSVLFALAPFVSTTLIGVLLALCAAFLLLLVLSDNSDIALTPIHIGVGLYWLVASLATALSRVPEQAMRGWVKLTLFLVVFALAARVLRSKKLRSVLITVYLHTALVVSVYGMRQVFFGATPLATWTDPTSASANVTRVYSYLGNPNLLAGYLIPAIALSLGAVFAWERWPRKALALVMFALNSIVLFQTYSRGGWIGMAATLFVFALLMVYGWRDRLPRPWRNWAIPAVLGGTVAVLLIAVTAVPPIRDRVSSLFIGRADSSNNFRINVWTSVIEMIRDHPVLGIGPGNEAFNQVYPLYMRPRYTALSAYSVLLEITVETGLVGLTAFLWLLLVTVQQALIQLQRLRRQANPDAFILIAAVASLAGFMAHGLVDTVWYRPQINTLWWLCLALVASFYPSLPPHSQPSEPS
- a CDS encoding FAD-dependent oxidoreductase; amino-acid sequence: MSVIRDRHSVDVLVVGGGTGGTAAAIQAARQGVNTLLVSEFPWLGGMLTAAGVSAPDGNELLALQTGLWGQFLRELQQRQPGGLDWGWVSFFTFNPAVGAKIFQDWVEALPNLHCIWGQTPQGVRLENNRLREVEFQDFDVTAEIILDGTELGDLLALAGIPHRWGWEWRSQFQEPSAPETPNSQTARYPVQAMTWVGVLQDYGEGAVAPAIPAPPIDVASDFLGAWENYGVEKFLNYGRLPGDRFMLNWPQHGNDYGVNLQRLIESPQARRDCLQEAKWRTQSFARFLQRRLGRRYGFAQGLFPQAESGLALHPYFRESRRLVGVKTVCEPDVLPQFGGKVAPLPLGEQGVEAIAIGNYANDHHYPNWDFPVQPKSLRWGGRWTGTPFALPYSCLIPIEMDGLLACEKNISVSHIANGCTRLQPLVMNLGQAAGLAAALSVQRRCQPRELPVRVLQDALLSDQQAPAAVIPLFNALLENPDWQHWQRYYLNHPDEYPVTGYHPAETTVMRRPPDAEAISGRFEVSGPQEYQLQVGDRLWKLVTLHPSVDRQLQSYPQGQLLSGWGRFNASGQWLRLEGIFS
- a CDS encoding RNA recognition motif domain-containing protein, with translation MSIRLYVGNLPKDVERDELQDFFQDAGELLSVKVITDRKTGKCRGFGFVTAKNDEQADQIVEAFNGKEFKESALKVEKAMPRKKGKEKSDAPPVAKSSSSGSRTARSSSSSRSSSSSSDSAQPDPRWADELSKLKQMLASQTTNS
- a CDS encoding elongation factor G, which translates into the protein MTPTQSSPWRNIAIVGPYLSGKTTLLESILSVTGAISRKGTVENGTTIGDNSPESQNRSMSVEVSAAYTQHGEVQFTFLDCPGSIEFAQETANALIGVGSAVIVCEPDVSRVLTLAPLFKLLDDWKIPHLLFINKVDRATSSFTEVLQALKTVSSRPLIPHQYPIRKGDEVSGFIDLVSEQAFQYHPGAPSDPIPLPEELKAEEQAARQEMLEGLADFDDRLLEELLEDIDPSQGEIIKDMKQELTADLIVPVFMGVATEDYGVRHLLDALAKETPEPAETAKRRGVKASNEVMAQVLKTYYTAQGGKQSLVRVWNGTLTEGMTLNDTRVGGVYRLMGADQKNVQTAEMGEIVALGRLENVQTGDTLSSQGTLELPRAESLPPVYGLAIAPENRKDEVKVSGALTKLVEEDPALTWEQNRETHEILLWGQGEIHLQVALDRLRRKYNLPMTGRPPKIQYKETVRQAVESVHGRYKHQSGGHGQFGDVYLDIAPLPRGEGFQFRETIVGGAVPKQYIPGVETGVREYLVQGPLGFPVVDVAVTLTNGSYHTVDSSEQAFKQAARVAMQAGMVQSQPTLLEPILSVEIYSPSESTSKVLQVISTHRGQILGYEGYEGWPGWDKISAYFPQAEMQDLIVELRSATMGVASYRWQYDRLEPVPDKLAKRILTQQDG
- the patX gene encoding heterocyst-inhibiting protein PatX, with translation MRNSLVLSALLLGLSSSVAPVPEIAEEANPEQVAFRGFLSAQTEQKDEVEPHRGSGRRRFQPDAHQHQSGESFLPVIGL